Genomic DNA from Syntrophorhabdaceae bacterium:
CGATAAGAAGATTATTCGATATGACAGGGACCGTAACAAGGGATTGGATACCCTCCCGCATAAATTCCTCTTTTTCTGCCGCTGCCCCGGCAGGAAGTTGCGTCACGTCAGGAATGTGAATCGTTTCAAACCTCTTTATATTCTCAAAAAACCAGGGCAGGTCATCGGCCGTAATCCCCTGAAGCTTCTCCTGCTGGGACAATATCCCCGGAGCACACCACTCATGTGTATTGTCCAGCCGTGTCCCCTTTTCACTAAACTGGAAGACATAACTGCGGTCAACATCCGCAAACTGGCCTATCGCCTTCAGGACATCGTCGATGCCACAATCGGTCTCTTCGGCAGGAAGGCAGATAAAATTTGTCGACAGGTTCAGGATCAGCCGCAGCAACGTCTCATTTTTTTTCAGGGAATGCTCAGCCTGCCTGCGTTCGGCGATTTCACCCTCGAGCTGTTCCTTTACTTTCTCAAAACCCTCTGTACGTTCTTCCACGAGCAGCTCAAGGTTGTCGCGGTACTTTTTGATCTCCTCTTCGGCACGTTTTCGTTCTGTATTGTCTACAAAACTTTCAATGAGGTGCCTGCGGCCATTTATGACAATCGAATTCACCGTCTTGATAATAGGGATATTCCTCCCACCAGGGCCAAGGAGGAGGCGTTCCGAGTTGTCCACCGTCTGTCCTAGGTCAGTAATGGGACACCTGCCCATTTCCGCGGGACATACATGTTTGTGGCATGTAGTGCCGATAATCTCTTTCCTCGGAAGACCGATCATCTTCGCTGCCACCGTATTGACATCAACGATCATATGCCGCTCTGCGTCTACAAGGAGGATTCCGCTCTGGATCGATTCAAAGATTGTCCGCAGGCGCGTCTCGTCTTGCTTGACGGAGTCCATATCGTCTATGTACCTGCCTGCCAGATCTCTTAACTCTTTCAGCTTCTTACGGATCTCCGTGAGCTCTGCCGTGAGTTCTTTTTTAGTCTTCCGGCTGCCCTTCTTTTCACTTTTATCTTCAAGATTATTTGTTGCCTTAACTACACTGAGTATGCTGTCACGCACCATATATCTTCTTCACCATCTCGCAGCCTGTCCGGCTCAATTCACAGAAAAAGAACAACTGATCTGACTCCAACACATACAACTTCAACAACCCCCTCATGCTCAATATTGCGCAACCGCGATAACGCTTTATTGCGCTCCTGGCCATTTCTCCCTAACCAGTTAGCTTATCGGCACATTTTATTGGATGATTAAGAAAAAAACCGGGCAAAACCACTCTTCACCCCTTTTGGGAACAGGGCGAAGAGTGGTAAAGAACAGAATTTCAGGGTTTTTGAGGAACCGGCGACAGCGTTTTTGTGGTAACTTTGGGCGGATATTTCTGAAGCGTCGCAAGATGTTCCTTAAAATAACCGGTAAGGAATTCCACGTAGGGAAGCTTGCGTATAAGATAGCTGTGGTTCTCCTTTGGGTCTAAGTAGAGGTTGAACAACCTCCCGTAACTATACCTCATCATCTCGCCCGAGAAACCTCCGGGAGTGACGGTGTCCTGCACATTGTCGTTCTCAGCAGCCAACATGTATTTATACTCACCGATCCTTATTCCTGACGGGAACTGGTTGAGCCAGTAGTAGACTGCCTTACGATTAGATTCCCCCTTATCGGCAAGCAGGAATGACGTCTGGTCAATGCCGTCGATGAACCGGTCTTTTGGCATCTGGTCTTTCGCCCCTGCCAGGTTCAATGACGTGTTGAACAGGTCTGCGAGGTCAAAGAGACCATCGGATATACGGGCCGGTTTTATCATACCACGCCAGTAGAC
This window encodes:
- a CDS encoding PAS domain-containing protein; the encoded protein is MVRDSILSVVKATNNLEDKSEKKGSRKTKKELTAELTEIRKKLKELRDLAGRYIDDMDSVKQDETRLRTIFESIQSGILLVDAERHMIVDVNTVAAKMIGLPRKEIIGTTCHKHVCPAEMGRCPITDLGQTVDNSERLLLGPGGRNIPIIKTVNSIVINGRRHLIESFVDNTERKRAEEEIKKYRDNLELLVEERTEGFEKVKEQLEGEIAERRQAEHSLKKNETLLRLILNLSTNFICLPAEETDCGIDDVLKAIGQFADVDRSYVFQFSEKGTRLDNTHEWCAPGILSQQEKLQGITADDLPWFFENIKRFETIHIPDVTQLPAGAAAEKEEFMREGIQSLVTVPVISNNLLIGFLGFDSVRSKKTWSENIISLLKIVGEIVANALAQKNAAEAVKRGSAKYQALFENANDAIFLIKGGVFIDCNPKTLAMFRCTK